Below is a genomic region from Pseudomonas frederiksbergensis.
CAGCGTTTGATCTGCGCCTGAAAATCCCTGCCAGCGAGGGTGTTTTGCAAGTCATCGACCTGCGCGCCTGTTGCCTGTGGTGCCATGAAGACGCCACCCCCCACCACTACGACGCCGGTTTCGAGGTGCAACGCGCACCGCCTGAATACGGGCAACTGGTGAGTGCCTTGCACCAGTACTTCAGCTTTTATCCGGTGCCGACTTCGGCGTAAGCCTTTCCCGCAAAAGATCGTTGAACCCTGTTGGTTGGTGCCCAGTTAAAGCGCCCCGGCTTTTTTCCAGCTCAGATACCGTGTCACCAGCTCCGCACCCAGTTCGCTGGGCCGCGTATCCAGCACCGGTACTGCATGAGCACTCAACCGCTCGTGGAGTTCGGACCGGGCGTTCAAGTAGTCCACCGTGCCGCAATAGACGAGGGCTTCGTCCGGGGTTTGCACGGGCGTTTGTCGCACCGTGTCGAGCACCTCTTCGCGCAAACTGGCGACCAGTACGCGATGCTGTTTACCGATGCGTTTGACCGCACTCAACAATTCTTCGTCGTCTTCATCCCGCAGGTTGGTCAACAGCACCACCAGCGCCCGACGTTTTTGCCGGGCCAGCAATTGGCTGGCGGCGGCCTGGTAATCGGCCGGGCGTTGGCTGCTCTCCAGGTCGTAGACGGCGTTGAGTAAAACATTGAGCTGGCCAGTGCCTTTGACCGGCGCGAGGTAGCGCTGTTGCTCGCCCGCGAACGTGCAGAGGCCCACGGCATCGCCCTGACGTAACGCCACGTAGCTGAGCAGCAGGCAGGCGTTGAGCGCATGGTCGAAATGCGCCAGTTCACCGTCCTGGCTGCGCATGCGTCGGCCGCAATCGAGCAGGAAGATGATCTGCTGGTCGCGCTCGTCCTGGTACTCCCGGGCAATCGGTGTGCGTTGGCGGGCGGTGGCTTTCCAGTCGATCTGGCGCAGGCTGTCGCCTTCGCGGAATTCCCGCAGTTGATGAAACTCCAGACCCAACCCGCGACGTTGCCGCTGGCGGACGCCAAGCTGGCTGAGCCAGTTGTCGACGGCCAGCAACTGCGCGCCGTACAGGCGGGCGAAATCCGGGTAGACGCGGGTGCTGTCGGTGACGTTCAGGTAGCGTCGGGCGGACCATAAACCGAAGGGGCTGGGCAGGTTGATTTCGCAGCGAGCAAAGCTGAAATGGCCGCGCCGCAGAGGGCGCAAACGGTAGCTGAGCTGGCTGAGTTGGCCGGGTTGCAGTTCGACCGATTGCGGCAGGTGTTCGAAGCTCAGACCGTCGGGGACATGGTCGAACAGCTGCACGTTCAGTGGTTGCGGATAGTCGTGTTGAATGCTGACACTGACCTCACCCCAGCGTCCGAGCGCGAGGCTGCCAGGCATCTGACGTTGTACGACGGGCGACGGCAGGCGCATCAGCCGGGCGGCATCGAGTAGCGCCAACAGTAACAACGCCAGCAGCAAACCCCAGTTGATCGACAACAGGCTCGGCGCAACGCTGAAACCCAAGGCTCTGCAAGCGCCGAGCGCGATACTCAGGCCCAGCAGGGCGGCGAGCCAGATCAACAGCAGACGGGTGGGTTTCATCGATTCAGGGATCTCCTGAAGGTACAACTTTGCGGACGCCCTATCCCTGTAGCAGCTGCCGAAGGCTGCGTTCGAGTGCGTAGCGCTCGCAGGTTTGTAGGTTTCGTTCTTTCATATAGATCGCGTACTACCCGTTTGCGAGCGCTACGCACTCGAACGCAGGCTACGCCAGCTGCTACGGATCTCATTGGGGTGGAGAAATTCATATTCTGGGTGCCGGAACCTGATCAAGCAGTTGCTTGAGCACTTGATCGACTTCCAGCCCTTCGATGTCCAGCTCCGGGGCGATCCGCACGCGATGACGCAGTACCGCCAGCGCGCAGCCTTTGATGTCATCCGGAATCACGAACTCGCCACCGCGCAGCAGCGCCCGTGCTCGCGCTACCCGCACCAGCGCGATGCTGGCTCGCGGGCCGGCGCCGAGCGTCAGACCCGGCCAGCTGCGGGTGGTGCGGGCCAGGCGTACGGCGTAGTCCAGCACCTGTTCGTCCAGCGGCAGGTCGCTGGCGATTCGTTGCAAGGCCTGTACATCCTTGGCTTGCAGGACGGTGCGCAGCGGTTGCACATCGAGCATGTCGGCGCGGGTCGAGCGGCTGACCTGCCGGACCATGTTCAGCTCCTGAGCAGCGTCGGGGTAATCCATGCGCACCTTGAGCATGAAACGGTCGAGCTCCGCTTCGGGCAAGGGGTAAGTGCCTTCCTGTTCGATGGGGTTTTGCGTCGCCAGCACCATGAACGGTTGCGCAATCGGCAGGGCGCGGCCTTCAAGGGTGACCTGGCGCTCTTGCATGGCTTCGAGTAGCGCGGCTTGGGTTTTCGCCGGTGCGCGGTTGATTTCGTCGGCCAGCAACAGGTGGGTGAACAGCGGGCCTTTGCGCAGTTTGAACTGCTCGGTTTGCAGGTCGTACACCGCATGCCCGGTGACGTCGCTGGGCATCAGGTCCGGGGTGAACTGAATTCGTGCAAACTCGCCACCGAAGCAGCGGGCGAGGGCACGCACCAGCAAGGTCTTGCCCAACCCCGGAACACCTTCGAGCAGCACATGGCCACCGGCAATCAGCGCGCTGAGCACATCGTCGATCACCACGTCCTGACCGATCACGGCCTTCTGCAACTCAAGGCGCACGGCCTGCGCGAGTTGGCTGGCGCGCTGGCGTTGTTGGGTGGCGTGGATCTGGCTGGCGGGCTCGATGGGTTCGTTCATAAGGCATTCCTGAGGGTTTGCAGGTGGGCGACCTGACGGCTGAATTCAGCGCTGGACAAGCGCTGTTTGGGCCGTGGGCCGAGTGCCTGGCGGATGGCGCGGGTCGATTGACCGGTCAGGCGGGCGAGCACCTGCCATTGTTCGGCAACGCCGAGGTGTTCGAAGCCTGGGTGACGGTGTCGGGCGCGGCGCAGCACGTCGTGTTGCAGGCCCCGCAGCAGACTTTCCTGGCCGCTGTATCGCAACATGAAGTCGGCACTGGTGCGCAAGTGTTCCTGAAGTTGCCGACGGGCTTTGGGTGCCGGTGCCTGCAAGGGCCCCTGACGTAACCCGACGTGCCAGATCCACAACCCCATCAACGCGGCGAGCGCCACCAACGCCTGAGGGAAATACCGCAGCAGCAAGGTCAGCAGGTTGTCGTGATCGATATTGAAAAGCAGGGTCACGCCGGTGTCCGAATACAGATACCAGAGCAGCCAGGCATTGTCGTACTGACCGATGTTCGGGGTTTTCCACAGTTCGGCATCGGTCACCACTGTGATGGAACCCAGGCCGTAGCTCAGTTGCATCATATGGGTGGCCAAGGCGCTGTTGGCCCAGGACTGGGCAAGGTTTTTCGGGTCTTCAAGATGGAACTGCGGGTCGAAGCTGACGTAGGCCGGAGCGTCTTCGTCTTCAAGATAGAGTTTGGTCAGGTTCGGGTAAGGATCAGCCTCGGCATCGGGGGGTGGGTTGCTGAGGTCCTTACTCATGGATTGATGCAGTTGCACACGGTCGAGCAGCAGGTCGCCACTCTTGCCGGTTTTTTCATCCCACAAGGCTTCGGCCACAAACAGCAAGCGTCCACCGGCACGCGTCCAGTTCAGCACCTGATTAACCTGGCGCGGGGTCATGTTGGCGCGATCGCCGAGCAGTAACAGGCTGTGTTGATGCGGTTCCAGAAACGGCAGGGTGTCCAGGCTGTTGGCGTGAGTCACGCTCAGCCCTTGTTGACGCAAAAAGTGTTCGGCCGCCAGATACGGGTTGGCTCGGGCTTCGGGTGACGGGCCGTGGTCGATGACTTCCTGATAGGGCGTAGCTTGCTGGTACAGATAAACGCCCAGTGCAGCGAGCAGCCCGGCGATCAGCAGGCCAGGGATCAGCCACCGATTCAACGCGTGGCTCCCGGGCCGAACAACGCTCGCCAGCCGTCACACAGTTCCTGTTGCAGATGCGCCGGTGGCAGGCGATGCCCATAGGCCATGTTCTGCCAGTGCACGGTCAATGTGTTGCTGAAGGTTTGCAGCGCTGGCGCTTGCAACTGCTGGACCCGTTCCAGCACCTGGCCCTCGGTGTCGGCGGTTTTCAGCGGGAGGTTGAAGTCGTGCAGCAAACGGCTGAGCAAGGCCCGGTAGAGCAGCCCGAGGGCTTCGCGGGGCTGGGTCGACCAGAGGCTTTCGACACGGGCGGCGATATCGTCTGGCAGGGTTTCGCGGCTGACATCCAGGCCAAACAGTTGCTGTGGCAGCGGGGGGGCAGGCGTGGTGCGCGGTTTTGGTTGGCGACTGACAAAGGTCCGCAGCCAATCACGGTGGCGCCAGATCAGCAACGCGATGGCGCCGATGACGCACGCCCATAGCAGCACCTCGATGACCCGCGCGAGGCTGGCGAATCGCTGGCTGTCGAACAGGGCGAAAAATGCTTTGAGCCAACCCGGTGTTTCAGCATTGGCCGGTTGATCGGGTTGTTCTTCACCAAAACGATAGTGGGTGACGGTCTGCGGATTCTTGAACGGTGGAGTGTCGAGTATGGCCTTGATGCTGTTGCTGGCAGCCTGGCTGGTCAGTGGTTGCTGGAGCAGGCGTGGGCCGTCCGGGGCGTCGGCGGGTTCGGCGGCCCAGAGTGGCGGTGCTGCGGGCAACCACAGCAGTCCGACCATTAACAGGCTGGCAGCGACGCTGCTCAGGCGTTGGCGCAGGCGGCGGAACACCAGCTCGATATCCCAGGCTTCGAGCCGGGTGCGACGGTTCAGGTACAGGCTGAAACCGCAGGCGACATAGATCGGTCCCCAGACGATCAGGATCAGCGCGTAGAGCGCATTGATCAGGTGTTCCAGCCAGCGCCAGTCTTGCTCCGGGGTGGCGATCAGTGTTTGCCAGTCCCAGTCCAGTTCGATTTGCGCCGGCAGCAAGAGATAAAACAGCACCATCAGACCGATCCACAAGGCGGCCTCCAGATGCGCGCCGATCAGCGTCAGCCAGCGTGCGGCGCTGGCATCGCGTTGTTGCAGCACGGCCAGGCGCTGCTGGCGTGCCAGACCGCTGAGTTCTTCAAGCTGCACGACCGGCAGGATGAAACTGCGACTCAGGCCAAAGCGACGCCATGTCAGGCTGGCCAGCAATTGGGGTTTGAGCAGGCGTGGCCATTGGCGCAGGGCGTGCCTCAAGGTTGGGGTTTCGCCGAACAGGGCGCTGGAGAGGATGTACAGCGGCAGCCGTTCGAAGGCCGGTTTCAACCACCAGAACAGCAGCACGGCCATCGAGGGCGAGTCCCACAGCAACAGGCTCAGGAGGGTGAAAACCGGCAGCGTGACGATCGCCCAACTGGTCATCAGCAGGCGACGATGTTGCTGGCTCAGCAGAACGCCGAGGTCCATGGCTTCCCAGGTAGTACGAGGGCGGATGACCACGCTGGCGTCACTCAGGTGCATGGCGTGTGCGTCCGGCAAAAATCAGATAAATAGCCACCACTCCCCAAAGGGCCGCGCCCACCAGGTATTTGATCAGCGGTGCAGGCCCGGTACGGGATGACCAATAGGCCTCGATAAACGCAGCAATCAGTAGAAACAGCATGACGCCGCAGATCATCAATACGCTTTTATGGGCCGCCAGGCGCAGCGCTTCACCGCGTGGCAAGCGCCCGGGGGCGATCAGCGCCCAGCCCAGCTGCAAGCCAGCCGCACCGGCCAGGGCGATGGCGCTGAGTTCGAAGGCGCCGTGGGCGATGACGAATGACCAGAAGTTTTCCCCGTAGCCGATGTGCGTCAGGTGACCGGCGACGGCACCGATCATCAAACCGTTGAAGAACAGGAAAAACACGCTGCCCAGGCCAAGCAGTAATCCGCTGGCATAGGTCTGAAAGGCGATGCCGATGTTGTGCATGATGTAGTAACCGAACATCACCCAATCATCGCTGGCTGCACGTTCTGCCGCCCGCCCAAGGTGACCGGCCACCGGGTCGTACATGCTTTGCATCGCGGAAACCTGTTCGACGGGAATCAGGCTGTAGATCAGTTCGGGGAACAGGTACACCAGCAAACCGATGCCAACCAGCGAGCCGAAAAACAGCAGGCTTGAGACCAGCACAAAAGGCCATTGCTCACGGACCAGTCGAGGGAAATCGGCGAGGACAAAGGCCAACAACCTGGCGCCGATCCGGCTGTGATGCCGGTAAAGTTGTTGGTGCCCGCGCAGTACCAGCTGTTGTAAGGGGTCGATCAGATAACTGCTGTAGCCGCGCTCCTGTGCCAGCGCGAGGTGCTGGCACAGCCGTCGGTAATCCATGGGGAACGAGGTGCAGTCATTGGCGTCGACTTTGCCGCGCTCAAGCAAATCGAGTCGTTGGGCAAATTGATCCCAGTCGGGCTGATGGCGACTTTCGAAAAGGCTTTGCTTCATGCCGGCCCCAGTAAACCGCGAGCGATGCCATTGAGTTCGGCGACCGCGTGGGGCGATGAGACGTGGAGCGGCTCGGCGAGGATGCCGGCGAGCTCATTGACCCGTTCGCTGGAGAGTTCGACCTGACGCTCGGCGAAACCCAGCACCGCGCGTTGTTCAGTGAGGGTCAGCGCAAAGGGCGGGTGCAGCGCCAGGGCCTGCGGAATCTGTGGTCGGGTGACCGCTTGTTCGCGGTAGATCACCAGTGTGCCGGCCGCAATATCGCCCAGCCGTTTGAAGGTCGGATGTTGCAGGCAGCTGATGGCCCCGAGGCTGTAGCCGAACGGCAGCATGTCGACAAACCGCAACAGGTTGCGGATCAGCGATGCCGGCCAGCCAACGGGCGTTCCATCGTCATGCACGACGCGCAGCCCCATCAGCTGTTTACCGGGCGAGCAGCCCTGGTTGAGGACTTCGAACAGCACCATGTACCACCAACTGACCAGAAACAGCAGCACCGAGCCCAAGCCGACGCCGACGTTCCCCAGCAAGGCCAGGGCAATAAACAGCAGGCCCAGCACTAGCCCGCGCACCCCAAGGTCGATGGCAAACGCCAGTACACGGGGCATCAACCCGGCGGGGCGCAGTGGCAGGTCGATGCCTTCCGGCGTTTCAACCTGATACCGCGTGTCCAGTGGCGGGGGGAGCGTTGCATTCCTTGGCAGTGCTGAAGTCTTGCGCATGATCAACCTGGTGATGTGGCCTGGTCGGGATTCAATACGGTTTCGATGCTATCAGCCTTCGCCGCGCTAACGACATCACTATGTATGACAAGGTATCAACGAGAAATGCTTGAATAGCAAGATTGCTGGTCGGCGCCGCGCTTGAGCGCCTAGACTTCGCCCGTCTCAAGTTCAGGAACAACCCGTGACCTCCATCTTCTGGTACGACTACGAAACCACTGGCATCACACCGCGCTGCGACCGTCCGCTGCAAGTGGCCGGCATTCGCACCGACGTTGACCTCAACGAGATCGACGACCCGGTCAATCTCTACTGCCAGCCAAGCGACGATATCCTGCCTCACCCGGCGGCGTGCGTGATTACCGGCATTACCCCCGGCCGTCTGGCTGAGCAAGGCCTGAGTGAGGCCGACTTCATGACCCGGGTTCACGCACAGCTCGCGACCCCCGGAACCTGTGGCGCCGGTTACAACACCTTGCGCTTCGACGATGAAATGACCCGCTACAGCCTCTACCGGAACTTCTTTGATCCGTATGCGCGGGAGTGGCAGGGCGGCAACAGTCGCTGGGACCTGATCGATGTGGTGCGTGCGGCGTATGCGTTGCGCCCGGACGGTATCGTCTGGCCCATTGATGACGGCCGCGTTACGTTGAAGCTCGAACGCCTGACCGCCGCCAATGGCATCGACCATGGTCAGGCCCACGATGCGTTGTCCGATGTGCGCGCGACGATCGCCCTGGCGCGGTTGATCCGCGACAAGCAGCCGAAACTCTACGACTGGCTGTTCAAACTGCGCAGCAAGCAGAAAGTCATGGATCAGATCCGTCTGTTGCAACCGATGGTGCATATCTCCGGGCGTTTTTCGGCAGCCCGCAGCTATGTCGGTGTGGTTCTGCCATTGGCCTGGCACCCGCGCAATCGCAATGCATTGATTGTCTGCGACCTGCATCTCGACCCTCAGGGACTACTCGATCAGGACGCCGAGACCTTGCGTCAGCGTTTGTACACCCGTCGTGACGATTGGGTCGAAGGCGAAATGCCGGTGCCGCTCAAACTGATTCACATCAACCGTTGCCCGGTGGTGGCACCGTTGTCGGTGTTGCGCGCCGAAGATCAGCAACGACTGCAACTGGACATGGCGCAGTATGGGGCGCGAGCACTGCGGCTAAGTGACGCACAAGAAGTATGGCGAGATAAAGTTCTGGCCATTTATGCCCACGAGGATTTCACGCCGAGTGAGGACCCTGAACAACAGTTATACGACGGCTTCATTGGCGACCGGGACCGGCGTTTATGCGAACAAGTCAGAACCGCGGACCCGATGCAATTAGCGCAAGAGCAATGGCCGTTCGATGATGAGCGTCTGCCGGAATTATTATTTCGTTATCGAGCACGTAACTTTCCTGACACGTTGAATGACGAGGAGCACGAGCGATGGAAACTATTCTGTCAGCAACGTTTGTCAGACGCGCGATGGGGGGCGCCCAATACCTTGCAGGGTTTTAATGAGGCGATGACTGAGTGGTCGCTTAGTGCTACAGCGATTCAGCAGAAGGTACTGGACGAGTGGCGCGAGTATGCGCACTCATTACGCAAACGTTTGGATCTTTGAAACAATCTGTGCAAATACCTGAATGCGGGACATAAAAAAACGCCAACGGACGCTGGCGTTTTTTGGTGTTCGCAAATGAACCTGCGAAGCGGGTTGCGGCTTAGCCCAGCAGGGTAGCCCAGCCTTCAACCACGTCACCACCCCACTTGGCTTTCCACTCTTTCAGCGTCTTGTGGTTGCCACCTTTGGTTTCGATGACTTCGCCGTTGTGCGGGTTTTTGTATTGTTTAACCTTGCGAGCACGCTTGGTGCCGGTCGTTTTTACAGCGCCGCGTGGCGCTTTAACTTTGGACTCTGGATCCAGCAGGGCGATGATGTCGCGCAGGGACTTGGAGTATTCGCCCATCAGGGTACGCAGTTTGCCTTCGAATTCCAGCTCGGTTTGCAGTTTGTCGTCTTGGGACAGGTTCTTCAAACGGGCTTGCAGCTCTTTGATAGCTTCTTCGGTGGCGCGGTATTCGTTGATCAGAGACATGAGGACTACCTTATGTTGGGCGCTGGATGACAGGGTACAGTGGCGCAATAATAGTCAGGGTGTTTCATCAAGTAAACATTTAAGACGGCATTTACTTAATTTAATTAGAGTGTTCAGCGCGAAAGCTACCCTCACTGTTAAAACTTGTCAGGGAGTCGTCACAGATATTCACATAAGCCTGCTTGCGTATTTTTCAAAAGAATATTGTTGCGCGTTCAGGTGCTTCCAGTCGGCAGGGCGAGGCAGTACTCTGCCGGACTGGGCGTCAGGAATACTGCAGTTTTGCTGCGCAATCGCTAGGGTCTGTACGAAAACTGTCTGCGCGTCGACCAGGCTGCGTTAAAAACAGGCTCGGACGAACGGAGTGAGAACGTCCGAAGGACGGCCCGAAGGGGTCGCGCAGCGGATAATGCTCATTTAGTGGCCTAAAGTCGGGTGCGACCCCAGCCGTCCCTTGCCTGTTTTTGCCTTGCCTGATCGCCGCTCGACGACTTTTCGTACAGACCCTAGAATGGCGACCTTTGCGAAGTTCTGGAGTTTTCCCCCCATGCGCACTTTTCGGCTAGTGATTGCTTGCCCGGACCGCGTCGGTATCGTTGCTAAAGTCAGTAACTTTCTGGCGTCACATAATGGCTGGATCACTGAAGCGAGCCATCACTCGGACAATCTCAGTGGCTGGTTTTTCATGCGTCACGAGATTCGTGCCGATTCGCTGCCGTTCGGCCTTGAGGCGTTTCGTGAGGCGTTTGCGCCGATTGCCGAAGAGTTCTCGATGAACTGGCGTATCACCGACACCGCGCAGAAAAAGCGCGTTGTGCTGATGGCCAGCCGCGAATCCCATTGCCTGGCCGACTTGCTGCACCGCTGGCACAGCGACGAGCTGGACTGCGAAATCTCCTGCGTGATTTCCAACCATGACGACCTGCGCAGCATGGTCGAGTGGCACGGCATTTCTTATTACCATGTGCCGGTGGACCCGCAGAACAAAGAGCCGGCATTTGCCGAGGTCTCGCGCCTGGTCAAGCAGCACGACGCCGAAGTGGTGGTGCTGGCGCGTTACATGCAGATCCTGCCACCTGAGTTGTGCACCGAGTACGCTCACAAGGTCATCAACATTCACCACAGCTTCCTGCCATCGTTCGTCGGTGCCAAGCCGTACCACCAGGCGTCGATGCGTGGCGTGAAGCTGATCGGCGCGACCTGCCACTACGTGACCGAAGAGCTGGACGCCGGGCCGATCATCGAGCAGGACGTGGTACGCGTCAGCCACAGCGACAGTATCGAAGACATGGTGCGTTTCGGCCGTGACGTCGAGAAGATGGTGCTGGCCCGCGGCCTGCGCTATCACCTGGAAGACCGCGTACTGGTGCATGGCAACAAAACCGTCGTGTTCTGATCGCAAAGATCGCAGCCTGCGGCAGCTCCTACGCTGCCCCGTCGAAGCTGTACACAAATCAGTAGGAGCTGCCGCAGGCTGCGATCCTTTGGGGCCGCCAACGCTTGACTGGCAAGCATCAGGGCCTGAGCGTTCAATCGCTTCAGGCCCTTTTTTTTCAGAGTGAGGTAGGGGAGATGGTTGATCCACTGGATAAAGCAACATCCAAAGGCCCCGCGACCTTGGGTGAGGGCTGCTTGAGTCGTTACGACCCGGATGACCTGAGTGCCGAGGATGGCACCGAGTTTCCAGGCGCCGCCGAACTCTGGGAGCAATT
It encodes:
- a CDS encoding PilZ domain-containing protein; the encoded protein is MFTDRRIERHQLPYFLRVFNSITDKPVGFIGNASDDGLMLICPLPMMVGAAFDLRLKIPASEGVLQVIDLRACCLWCHEDATPHHYDAGFEVQRAPPEYGQLVSALHQYFSFYPVPTSA
- a CDS encoding DUF58 domain-containing protein; the protein is MKPTRLLLIWLAALLGLSIALGACRALGFSVAPSLLSINWGLLLALLLLALLDAARLMRLPSPVVQRQMPGSLALGRWGEVSVSIQHDYPQPLNVQLFDHVPDGLSFEHLPQSVELQPGQLSQLSYRLRPLRRGHFSFARCEINLPSPFGLWSARRYLNVTDSTRVYPDFARLYGAQLLAVDNWLSQLGVRQRQRRGLGLEFHQLREFREGDSLRQIDWKATARQRTPIAREYQDERDQQIIFLLDCGRRMRSQDGELAHFDHALNACLLLSYVALRQGDAVGLCTFAGEQQRYLAPVKGTGQLNVLLNAVYDLESSQRPADYQAAASQLLARQKRRALVVLLTNLRDEDDEELLSAVKRIGKQHRVLVASLREEVLDTVRQTPVQTPDEALVYCGTVDYLNARSELHERLSAHAVPVLDTRPSELGAELVTRYLSWKKAGAL
- a CDS encoding AAA family ATPase, with the translated sequence MNEPIEPASQIHATQQRQRASQLAQAVRLELQKAVIGQDVVIDDVLSALIAGGHVLLEGVPGLGKTLLVRALARCFGGEFARIQFTPDLMPSDVTGHAVYDLQTEQFKLRKGPLFTHLLLADEINRAPAKTQAALLEAMQERQVTLEGRALPIAQPFMVLATQNPIEQEGTYPLPEAELDRFMLKVRMDYPDAAQELNMVRQVSRSTRADMLDVQPLRTVLQAKDVQALQRIASDLPLDEQVLDYAVRLARTTRSWPGLTLGAGPRASIALVRVARARALLRGGEFVIPDDIKGCALAVLRHRVRIAPELDIEGLEVDQVLKQLLDQVPAPRI
- a CDS encoding DUF4350 domain-containing protein; its protein translation is MNRWLIPGLLIAGLLAALGVYLYQQATPYQEVIDHGPSPEARANPYLAAEHFLRQQGLSVTHANSLDTLPFLEPHQHSLLLLGDRANMTPRQVNQVLNWTRAGGRLLFVAEALWDEKTGKSGDLLLDRVQLHQSMSKDLSNPPPDAEADPYPNLTKLYLEDEDAPAYVSFDPQFHLEDPKNLAQSWANSALATHMMQLSYGLGSITVVTDAELWKTPNIGQYDNAWLLWYLYSDTGVTLLFNIDHDNLLTLLLRYFPQALVALAALMGLWIWHVGLRQGPLQAPAPKARRQLQEHLRTSADFMLRYSGQESLLRGLQHDVLRRARHRHPGFEHLGVAEQWQVLARLTGQSTRAIRQALGPRPKQRLSSAEFSRQVAHLQTLRNAL
- a CDS encoding DUF4129 domain-containing protein — encoded protein: MHLSDASVVIRPRTTWEAMDLGVLLSQQHRRLLMTSWAIVTLPVFTLLSLLLWDSPSMAVLLFWWLKPAFERLPLYILSSALFGETPTLRHALRQWPRLLKPQLLASLTWRRFGLSRSFILPVVQLEELSGLARQQRLAVLQQRDASAARWLTLIGAHLEAALWIGLMVLFYLLLPAQIELDWDWQTLIATPEQDWRWLEHLINALYALILIVWGPIYVACGFSLYLNRRTRLEAWDIELVFRRLRQRLSSVAASLLMVGLLWLPAAPPLWAAEPADAPDGPRLLQQPLTSQAASNSIKAILDTPPFKNPQTVTHYRFGEEQPDQPANAETPGWLKAFFALFDSQRFASLARVIEVLLWACVIGAIALLIWRHRDWLRTFVSRQPKPRTTPAPPLPQQLFGLDVSRETLPDDIAARVESLWSTQPREALGLLYRALLSRLLHDFNLPLKTADTEGQVLERVQQLQAPALQTFSNTLTVHWQNMAYGHRLPPAHLQQELCDGWRALFGPGATR
- a CDS encoding stage II sporulation protein M, translated to MKQSLFESRHQPDWDQFAQRLDLLERGKVDANDCTSFPMDYRRLCQHLALAQERGYSSYLIDPLQQLVLRGHQQLYRHHSRIGARLLAFVLADFPRLVREQWPFVLVSSLLFFGSLVGIGLLVYLFPELIYSLIPVEQVSAMQSMYDPVAGHLGRAAERAASDDWVMFGYYIMHNIGIAFQTYASGLLLGLGSVFFLFFNGLMIGAVAGHLTHIGYGENFWSFVIAHGAFELSAIALAGAAGLQLGWALIAPGRLPRGEALRLAAHKSVLMICGVMLFLLIAAFIEAYWSSRTGPAPLIKYLVGAALWGVVAIYLIFAGRTRHAPE
- a CDS encoding RDD family protein — encoded protein: MRKTSALPRNATLPPPLDTRYQVETPEGIDLPLRPAGLMPRVLAFAIDLGVRGLVLGLLFIALALLGNVGVGLGSVLLFLVSWWYMVLFEVLNQGCSPGKQLMGLRVVHDDGTPVGWPASLIRNLLRFVDMLPFGYSLGAISCLQHPTFKRLGDIAAGTLVIYREQAVTRPQIPQALALHPPFALTLTEQRAVLGFAERQVELSSERVNELAGILAEPLHVSSPHAVAELNGIARGLLGPA
- the sbcB gene encoding exodeoxyribonuclease I, which produces MTSIFWYDYETTGITPRCDRPLQVAGIRTDVDLNEIDDPVNLYCQPSDDILPHPAACVITGITPGRLAEQGLSEADFMTRVHAQLATPGTCGAGYNTLRFDDEMTRYSLYRNFFDPYAREWQGGNSRWDLIDVVRAAYALRPDGIVWPIDDGRVTLKLERLTAANGIDHGQAHDALSDVRATIALARLIRDKQPKLYDWLFKLRSKQKVMDQIRLLQPMVHISGRFSAARSYVGVVLPLAWHPRNRNALIVCDLHLDPQGLLDQDAETLRQRLYTRRDDWVEGEMPVPLKLIHINRCPVVAPLSVLRAEDQQRLQLDMAQYGARALRLSDAQEVWRDKVLAIYAHEDFTPSEDPEQQLYDGFIGDRDRRLCEQVRTADPMQLAQEQWPFDDERLPELLFRYRARNFPDTLNDEEHERWKLFCQQRLSDARWGAPNTLQGFNEAMTEWSLSATAIQQKVLDEWREYAHSLRKRLDL
- the mvaT gene encoding histone-like nucleoid-structuring protein MvaT, giving the protein MSLINEYRATEEAIKELQARLKNLSQDDKLQTELEFEGKLRTLMGEYSKSLRDIIALLDPESKVKAPRGAVKTTGTKRARKVKQYKNPHNGEVIETKGGNHKTLKEWKAKWGGDVVEGWATLLG
- the purU gene encoding formyltetrahydrofolate deformylase — protein: MRTFRLVIACPDRVGIVAKVSNFLASHNGWITEASHHSDNLSGWFFMRHEIRADSLPFGLEAFREAFAPIAEEFSMNWRITDTAQKKRVVLMASRESHCLADLLHRWHSDELDCEISCVISNHDDLRSMVEWHGISYYHVPVDPQNKEPAFAEVSRLVKQHDAEVVVLARYMQILPPELCTEYAHKVINIHHSFLPSFVGAKPYHQASMRGVKLIGATCHYVTEELDAGPIIEQDVVRVSHSDSIEDMVRFGRDVEKMVLARGLRYHLEDRVLVHGNKTVVF